Part of the Candidatus Manganitrophaceae bacterium genome, ATCCCGATTCGGTAGGAGCCAGAAGAAGATACCGTCTTCCTTATAGCTGATTACCTCATTGGATCTTTTAAGCGCGGCCACTTTCGCGGCGAGCTTAAATAGGATTTCATTTTTCTGTTGCGACAGCTTAATGAGTGGAGGAAATAAGATCTGTATCGCCATACAGGTGAGCGCAGAATGCTTTTGATTGACATGCGTCAGCTCTTCACTGAGCCGAACCTCGAGATACAAAGAAGAAGCCAATACGTGAGCGGGGTCTTGCCAGGAAGGATTTCCATTCTCTCCGAGGGGAGCAGGTCTTTCGGCCGCTGGCTCCGTCGTGAGTGGATGGAGGCCTTCTTCCTTTAATTTTTGAATCTTCTCTGCCGCTTTGCTCACAAAGAAGCCTTCCTCGATCAGCATCTTAACTTTCTTTAGCGTCTCAACATCCTCATCGGTATATCGGTTAAACACCTTTGCCCCGCGGATGAGTTTGGCCGGATTGATTACTCCAATCATTCCCCAATATCCGAGCTGCCGTTGCGATATTCCTACAGCTTGGCAAACCGATTTGGGGCCATATGTCTTCTGCATTTCTCTCCCTCTTAATTCAAGAAAAAACGAAGAAAATTCTCTTTAGCACACAGAATTTGCAAGGGAAATGCCAGTTTAGACGGAGGACCTTATTTTTGAGTCGTTATTTTTTTTCTACTGAGAATCCATGCGCTTACGCTGGAGGTGCTCCTTCGACGGGAGCGGGAGGAATGGGGGTAAAAACAGAAGGAAGGTTTAAAGGAAGCAAACTA contains:
- a CDS encoding MerR family transcriptional regulator, whose protein sequence is MQKTYGPKSVCQAVGISQRQLGYWGMIGVINPAKLIRGAKVFNRYTDEDVETLKKVKMLIEEGFFVSKAAEKIQKLKEEGLHPLTTEPAAERPAPLGENGNPSWQDPAHVLASSLYLEVRLSEELTHVNQKHSALTCMAIQILFPPLIKLSQQKNEILFKLAAKVAALKRSNEVISYKEDGIFFWLLPNRDIDQAHQLGQEVRKLVESFQWEVQNKKLNLLAAFGFSDHYRLPKKEGNLIVEAEKDLFRQGIPSKSVIR